The Streptomyces sp. NBC_01775 genome includes a region encoding these proteins:
- a CDS encoding MFS transporter, translating into MAASPPRQAAAVRPPQAATRTRWIIIWLAFAGLTINYLDRSSLSVALPFMGEEFHLSGTQKGLVFAAFFWAYDFFQLAAGWYVDKVGPRRSFTIAALCWSAFTMATSLARGFWSLITARFLLGVGEAPAPSTSAKVVATWFPERERAFATSIWDSGSRVGAVIALPVVTLIVAVTSWHVVFVVIGCVGLVWALIWWKVYRDPSEHPWANEAEVGYIRAGGARGEADDDAEAASLPWKSLFRYRTVLSMMFGFFCLNSVIYFFITFFPDYLVSERGFDLLQLGFYGAIPGICAVVCGWLGGLTADRAVRRGYTVNRVRKVTIVGGLLSGSVIMFAALVPEAWMALALLSVAYSGMTVAGTGIWSLPADVAPSSRHVGTIGGMQNFASNFAGILTPILVGYLVDRTGSYIAALAVIGCLALLGAFNYLFVLGRVEPLTVRTP; encoded by the coding sequence ATGGCTGCATCCCCTCCTCGCCAAGCTGCCGCGGTACGCCCGCCGCAGGCCGCCACCCGTACTCGCTGGATCATCATCTGGCTCGCGTTCGCCGGGCTGACGATCAATTACCTCGACCGGTCCAGCCTCAGCGTCGCCCTGCCCTTCATGGGGGAGGAGTTCCATCTCTCGGGCACCCAGAAGGGCCTTGTCTTCGCTGCCTTCTTCTGGGCGTACGACTTCTTCCAGCTCGCGGCCGGCTGGTACGTCGACAAGGTCGGCCCCCGTCGGTCGTTCACGATCGCGGCCCTGTGCTGGTCGGCCTTCACCATGGCGACCTCATTGGCCAGGGGTTTCTGGAGCCTGATCACCGCACGCTTCCTCCTCGGCGTCGGTGAGGCCCCGGCGCCGAGTACGTCGGCGAAGGTCGTGGCCACCTGGTTCCCCGAGCGGGAGCGCGCGTTCGCCACCAGCATCTGGGACTCGGGATCGCGCGTCGGAGCCGTGATCGCGCTGCCCGTCGTCACGCTGATCGTGGCGGTGACCTCCTGGCACGTGGTCTTCGTCGTGATCGGGTGCGTCGGCCTCGTATGGGCCCTGATCTGGTGGAAGGTCTACCGCGACCCCTCGGAGCACCCGTGGGCCAACGAGGCGGAGGTCGGGTACATCCGGGCCGGCGGTGCCCGCGGTGAGGCGGACGACGATGCCGAGGCCGCCTCCCTGCCCTGGAAGTCCCTGTTCCGCTATCGCACCGTCCTCAGCATGATGTTCGGCTTCTTCTGCCTGAACAGCGTGATCTACTTCTTCATCACTTTCTTCCCCGACTACCTGGTCAGCGAGCGTGGCTTCGACCTGCTCCAGCTCGGCTTCTACGGTGCGATTCCCGGCATCTGCGCCGTCGTCTGCGGATGGCTCGGCGGACTGACCGCTGACCGGGCCGTGCGCCGTGGGTACACGGTCAACCGCGTGCGCAAGGTGACCATCGTCGGAGGGCTCCTCAGCGGCTCGGTGATCATGTTCGCCGCCCTCGTACCGGAAGCGTGGATGGCGCTGGCGCTGCTGTCCGTCGCCTACTCCGGGATGACGGTCGCGGGAACCGGCATCTGGTCCCTCCCGGCCGATGTCGCGCCCAGCTCCCGGCACGTCGGGACGATCGGCGGGATGCAGAACTTCGCCTCCAACTTCGCCGGGATCCTCACCCCCATCCTCGTCGGATACCTCGTCGACCGGACGGGCTCCTACATCGCGGCGCTCGCTGTGATCGGCTGCCTCGCCCTGCTGGGTGCCTTCAACTACCTCTTCGTACTCGGCAGGGTCGAGCCCCTCACCGTCCGTACCCCCTGA
- a CDS encoding AIM24 family protein — translation MNQPATLAGFAPAPVAARMENHGQHMVKVAMQSGQDLFARPGSMVAYEGFVQYEANPPAVRQMASQWLSGEKNPLMLCRGDGLLYLADYGADVVCVNLNEESLSVNGTNLLAFDAHLQWGVERVKGMAKFAGQGLFNVGVRGTGWVALTSRGAPVVVDCGRGDDETYVDPDALVAWSSGLKMKSKRSMKASALIGRGSGEAYQIAFSGQGFVVVQPSEDSTDRIRVRG, via the coding sequence GTGAACCAGCCGGCAACGCTCGCAGGATTCGCGCCCGCTCCCGTCGCAGCCCGTATGGAAAACCACGGCCAGCACATGGTCAAGGTGGCCATGCAGTCCGGTCAGGACCTGTTCGCCAGGCCCGGCTCGATGGTCGCCTACGAGGGCTTCGTGCAGTACGAGGCCAATCCCCCGGCCGTGCGCCAGATGGCCTCGCAGTGGCTGTCGGGCGAGAAGAACCCGCTGATGCTGTGCCGCGGCGACGGCCTGCTCTACCTCGCCGACTACGGCGCCGACGTCGTCTGCGTGAACCTCAACGAGGAGTCGCTGTCCGTCAACGGCACCAACCTCCTCGCCTTCGACGCGCACCTCCAGTGGGGCGTCGAGCGGGTCAAGGGGATGGCCAAGTTCGCCGGGCAGGGCCTGTTCAACGTCGGCGTGCGCGGCACCGGCTGGGTGGCGCTCACCTCGCGCGGCGCGCCCGTCGTGGTGGACTGCGGACGCGGCGACGACGAGACCTATGTCGACCCGGACGCGCTCGTGGCCTGGTCCAGCGGCCTGAAGATGAAGAGCAAGCGCAGCATGAAGGCCTCCGCGCTCATCGGCCGGGGCAGCGGCGAGGCTTACCAGATCGCGTTCTCCGGTCAGGGGTTCGTGGTCGTACAGCCGAGCGAGGACAGCACGGACCGCATCCGGGTCCGGGGCTGA
- a CDS encoding TerD family protein — translation MPRELQRGHKAKISDLTAGTDLYVGVQIGGPGLSFDISCFGLDEREQLSDDRYFIFFNQPKSPEESLQLLGAQAGDTESFRVTLDRIPAQVSRLSFTAALDGAGQLSQVAPGYIRIVAGGEEVARYAFDGSEFTTERAVMLGDIYRKEGVWRFAAIGQGFDGGLDALLKNFGGEVAEEEPQAAPQGAPGFAPPGGAAPQQPAPGFAPPPGPPAQQAPQAPQAPQAPQAPQAPQAPQPPAPQQPQQPQPQAAQQPPQPQAPDVHGAPTVTVPTAPFGGEPQPPQPPPGSNPYAPQTPQAPQAPQPPQPTQPQVPGQQAPPAQQGPPGQQLSNPFAQQQGGLGAPQAPQAPQIPQGPAAGVGAALGKFHEVPTGQRWTLQNPALVRADIGIDGRPVLAKQGSMVLYQGKVDFSYKSAGFTGRVVGNATGQEMQLMRCSGRGQVFFAENAAHVHPVELQGDAICVSAENVLAFDESLQYEVRRIEGHGIPGGALFTMQFTGTGTVIVKTQGTPVVLPVTPTTFADAQAVVAWSAAAQVIISSQVRLHRNAYPGHSGETVNLQFRGAPGNFIVVQPYEV, via the coding sequence ATGCCCAGGGAATTGCAGCGCGGTCACAAGGCCAAGATCAGTGATCTGACGGCGGGCACGGATCTGTACGTGGGTGTGCAGATCGGCGGCCCCGGACTCTCGTTCGACATCAGCTGCTTCGGGCTGGACGAGCGGGAGCAACTCTCCGACGACCGCTACTTCATCTTCTTCAACCAGCCCAAGTCCCCCGAAGAGTCCCTTCAGCTCCTCGGCGCGCAGGCCGGGGACACCGAGTCCTTCCGGGTCACGCTGGACCGGATTCCTGCACAGGTCAGCCGGCTGTCCTTCACCGCCGCGCTCGACGGTGCGGGCCAGCTCTCGCAGGTGGCGCCCGGCTACATCCGCATCGTCGCGGGCGGCGAGGAGGTCGCACGCTACGCCTTCGACGGCTCGGAGTTCACCACCGAGCGGGCCGTGATGCTGGGCGACATCTACCGCAAGGAAGGCGTCTGGCGGTTCGCCGCCATCGGCCAGGGCTTCGACGGCGGCCTCGACGCGCTGTTGAAGAACTTCGGCGGCGAGGTCGCCGAGGAGGAGCCGCAGGCGGCCCCGCAGGGCGCGCCCGGCTTCGCCCCGCCGGGTGGCGCGGCGCCCCAGCAGCCGGCCCCTGGCTTCGCCCCGCCGCCGGGCCCCCCGGCCCAGCAGGCGCCCCAGGCGCCACAGGCCCCGCAGGCCCCGCAGGCACCCCAGGCACCCCAGGCGCCTCAACCTCCCGCGCCCCAGCAGCCTCAACAGCCCCAGCCCCAGGCGGCCCAGCAGCCCCCGCAGCCGCAGGCGCCGGATGTGCACGGCGCACCCACCGTGACCGTGCCGACCGCGCCCTTCGGCGGCGAGCCGCAACCGCCCCAGCCGCCCCCGGGCAGCAACCCCTACGCACCGCAGACGCCGCAGGCCCCCCAAGCGCCCCAGCCTCCGCAGCCCACCCAGCCGCAGGTCCCCGGCCAGCAGGCGCCGCCCGCCCAGCAGGGCCCGCCCGGACAGCAGCTGAGCAACCCCTTCGCCCAGCAACAGGGCGGACTCGGCGCTCCCCAGGCCCCACAGGCGCCCCAGATACCGCAGGGCCCCGCCGCCGGAGTGGGCGCGGCGCTCGGCAAGTTCCACGAGGTGCCGACGGGTCAGCGCTGGACGCTCCAGAACCCGGCGCTCGTCCGCGCCGACATCGGCATCGACGGCCGGCCCGTGCTCGCCAAGCAGGGCAGCATGGTGCTCTACCAGGGCAAGGTCGACTTCTCCTACAAGAGCGCGGGCTTCACAGGGCGCGTGGTCGGCAACGCCACGGGCCAGGAGATGCAGCTGATGCGGTGCAGCGGCCGGGGCCAGGTCTTCTTCGCGGAGAACGCGGCCCACGTCCACCCCGTGGAGCTCCAGGGCGACGCGATCTGCGTCTCCGCCGAGAACGTGCTGGCCTTCGACGAGTCGCTCCAGTACGAGGTGCGCCGAATCGAGGGCCACGGCATCCCGGGCGGCGCGCTGTTCACCATGCAGTTCACCGGTACGGGCACCGTGATCGTCAAGACGCAGGGCACGCCCGTCGTGCTGCCGGTGACGCCCACGACCTTCGCCGACGCGCAGGCCGTCGTCGCCTGGTCGGCCGCGGCCCAGGTCATCATCTCCAGCCAGGTCCGGCTGCACCGCAACGCCTACCCGGGGCACAGCGGCGAGACCGTGAACCTCCAGTTCCGTGGCGCACCCGGCAACTTCATCGTCGTCCAGCCGTACGAGGTCTAG
- a CDS encoding L-fuconate dehydratase: protein MTQITAVDVVDVRFPTSLTGDGSDAMNKDGDYSATYVVLRTDDPGLSGYGFTFTIGRGNDLCVAAAEQRARPLVGKSVEEITSDLGGIYRELQSDSQLRWLGPDKGVIHLALAAVMNAVWDLAARRAGVPLWQLLARMTPAELVDAADMRYLSDVLSRDEAIGLLTRLADTREERTAQLEKAGYPSYTTSAGWLGYTDDKLRALCEEAVDAGYRHVKLKVGADLDDDIRRCAIAREVIGEDAHLMIDANQVWDVPQAIEWTRALARFKPLWIEEPTSPDDVLGHARIREAVAPVGVATGEHAMNRVLFKQLFQAGAIDYCQLDSCRLGSVNEILAVLFMAAKYEVPVCPHAGGVGLCELVQHLSVFDFIAVSGSLEGRVTEFVDHLHEHFVDPCVVSDGAYVLPRQPGYSAQLHDASLAEFSFPDGTYWAGR from the coding sequence ATGACCCAGATCACTGCCGTGGACGTCGTCGACGTCCGGTTCCCCACCTCGCTGACCGGCGACGGTTCCGACGCCATGAACAAGGACGGCGACTACTCGGCGACGTATGTCGTGCTGCGCACCGACGACCCCGGACTGTCCGGCTACGGATTCACCTTCACCATCGGCCGCGGGAACGACCTGTGCGTGGCCGCGGCCGAGCAGCGCGCCCGCCCGCTGGTGGGAAAGAGCGTCGAGGAGATCACCTCCGACCTGGGCGGCATCTACCGCGAGCTTCAGTCGGACTCCCAACTGCGCTGGCTCGGCCCCGACAAGGGAGTGATCCACCTCGCCCTCGCAGCGGTGATGAACGCCGTCTGGGACCTCGCGGCGCGCCGGGCGGGCGTGCCCCTGTGGCAGCTGCTCGCCCGGATGACGCCCGCCGAACTCGTCGACGCCGCCGACATGCGCTACCTGTCGGACGTCCTCAGCCGCGACGAGGCGATCGGCCTGCTCACCCGGCTGGCGGACACGAGGGAGGAGCGCACGGCGCAGCTGGAGAAGGCCGGCTATCCCTCCTACACGACGTCCGCCGGATGGCTCGGCTACACCGACGACAAGCTCAGGGCGCTGTGCGAGGAGGCGGTCGACGCGGGATACCGCCATGTGAAGCTGAAGGTCGGCGCGGACCTGGACGACGACATCCGGCGGTGCGCCATCGCCCGGGAGGTCATCGGCGAGGACGCCCACCTGATGATCGACGCCAACCAGGTCTGGGACGTCCCCCAGGCCATCGAATGGACCCGCGCCCTCGCCCGGTTCAAGCCCCTGTGGATCGAGGAGCCCACCAGCCCCGACGACGTACTCGGCCACGCCCGGATCCGCGAAGCGGTCGCCCCCGTCGGGGTGGCGACCGGAGAGCACGCCATGAACCGGGTGCTGTTCAAACAGCTCTTCCAGGCCGGGGCGATCGACTACTGCCAGTTGGACTCCTGCCGTCTCGGCAGCGTCAACGAGATCCTCGCCGTCTTGTTCATGGCGGCCAAGTACGAGGTGCCGGTGTGCCCGCACGCCGGTGGCGTGGGCCTGTGCGAACTCGTCCAGCACCTGTCGGTGTTCGACTTCATCGCCGTCTCGGGCAGCCTCGAAGGGCGTGTCACGGAGTTCGTCGACCACCTGCACGAGCACTTCGTCGATCCCTGCGTCGTGAGCGACGGGGCGTATGTGCTGCCCCGGCAGCCCGGCTACAGCGCACAGCTGCACGACGCGTCACTGGCCGAATTCTCGTTCCCGGACGGCACGTACTGGGCCGGACGGTGA
- a CDS encoding DeoR/GlpR family DNA-binding transcription regulator, translating into MSDADAVADADAAQHGASSPSGASGASRQQYAAERQQALLRAVRVEGRLDAAETAERLGVSAETIRRDLVLLERQGLLRRQHGGAVPAESLSLEPPTAERTGYQREKRRIAQAALEHVPAEGSVLLDAGSTTACLAEMFPGDRELTVFTNTLPLALTLVGKPRLDVHTLGGRVRARTLAEVDHWAMRTLSEIRVDVAFLGTNAISVERGLSTPDTSEAAIKRLMYRTARRRVLLADHHKVGRERLYQYAELSDIDLLITDTGLSDKDAAQLTDAGIREILRA; encoded by the coding sequence ATGAGCGATGCCGATGCCGTCGCCGACGCCGATGCCGCGCAGCACGGCGCGTCCAGCCCCTCCGGGGCGTCCGGCGCGAGCAGGCAGCAGTACGCCGCCGAGCGGCAGCAGGCCCTCCTGCGCGCCGTGCGCGTGGAAGGACGGCTGGACGCCGCCGAGACCGCCGAGCGGCTGGGCGTCTCGGCGGAGACCATCCGGCGCGACCTCGTCCTGCTGGAGCGCCAGGGCCTGTTGCGGCGTCAGCACGGCGGGGCCGTACCCGCCGAGAGCCTCTCCCTGGAGCCGCCCACCGCCGAACGCACCGGATACCAGCGCGAGAAGCGCCGTATCGCCCAGGCCGCGCTCGAACATGTGCCGGCCGAGGGCTCGGTGCTCCTCGACGCCGGGTCCACCACCGCGTGTCTCGCCGAGATGTTCCCCGGCGACCGCGAACTGACCGTCTTCACCAACACGCTGCCCCTCGCCCTCACCCTCGTCGGCAAGCCCCGGCTGGACGTGCACACGCTCGGCGGCAGGGTGCGCGCCCGCACGCTGGCCGAGGTCGACCACTGGGCGATGCGCACCCTTTCCGAAATCCGGGTCGACGTCGCCTTCCTGGGCACCAACGCCATCTCCGTGGAGCGCGGCCTGAGCACGCCCGACACCTCGGAGGCCGCCATCAAGCGGCTGATGTACCGCACAGCGCGCCGCCGCGTCCTGCTGGCCGACCACCACAAGGTCGGCAGGGAACGGCTCTACCAGTACGCGGAACTGTCCGACATCGACCTGCTCATCACGGACACCGGGCTGTCCGACAAGGACGCGGCACAGCTCACCGACGCCGGAATCCGGGAGATCCTCCGCGCATGA
- a CDS encoding MBL fold metallo-hydrolase: MTLTPSSLRKLGNGLHLWNPPRRGWGLANCGLLVGDGTGLWIDTPYDRPLAEAFLAASREVLGGAEVDRIVVTHANGDHLWGADVLPDAEVIATREARHHIDLEPSPRQLRQLSEAAGSGSAVGSYIAEHFGHFDWSRTEVVVPSTVFEGELELTVGGHPVLLTSLPSAHTTGDLVVQLPDHGTVFTGDIVFGSTPEHPGDHAVHWAGPLENIIGACQGVLDSGAETIVPGHGPVLDRAGLRSHIDYLSHLRERAHASHARGVSALEAARAIAHEGLRPELGLVERLVVTIGTEYRHLDGTEPGPLAEVLPEMVAFAAERGA; encoded by the coding sequence ATGACGCTCACCCCTTCCTCTCTCCGCAAGCTCGGCAACGGCCTTCACCTCTGGAACCCGCCACGGCGAGGGTGGGGGCTGGCCAACTGTGGATTGCTGGTGGGGGACGGAACGGGGCTGTGGATCGACACACCGTACGACCGGCCGCTGGCCGAAGCGTTTCTGGCGGCGTCCCGGGAGGTGCTGGGCGGGGCCGAGGTGGACCGGATCGTGGTCACCCATGCCAATGGTGATCACCTGTGGGGCGCCGACGTACTGCCGGACGCCGAGGTGATCGCCACCCGGGAGGCGCGCCACCACATCGACCTGGAGCCGAGCCCGCGACAGCTGAGGCAGCTGAGCGAAGCGGCGGGCAGCGGGTCGGCGGTCGGCAGCTATATCGCCGAGCACTTCGGCCACTTCGACTGGTCGCGTACGGAGGTCGTGGTGCCCTCCACCGTCTTCGAGGGCGAGCTGGAACTCACCGTGGGCGGTCACCCCGTGCTGCTGACCAGCCTGCCGTCCGCGCACACCACGGGCGACCTGGTCGTCCAGCTGCCCGACCACGGCACCGTGTTCACCGGCGACATCGTCTTCGGCTCGACGCCCGAGCACCCGGGCGACCACGCGGTGCACTGGGCGGGCCCGCTGGAGAACATCATCGGAGCGTGCCAGGGCGTGCTGGACAGCGGGGCCGAGACCATCGTGCCCGGCCACGGGCCGGTGCTCGACCGGGCGGGGCTGCGCTCCCACATCGACTACCTCAGCCACCTGCGCGAGCGCGCGCACGCCTCGCATGCGCGCGGGGTGTCCGCGCTCGAGGCCGCCCGTGCCATCGCCCACGAGGGCCTTCGGCCCGAACTCGGGCTGGTGGAGCGGCTGGTGGTGACCATCGGCACGGAATACCGGCACCTGGACGGCACGGAGCCGGGGCCCCTCGCGGAGGTCCTGCCGGAGATGGTGGCCTTCGCCGCGGAACGGGGGGCCTAG
- a CDS encoding zinc-dependent alcohol dehydrogenase, translated as MHAAAKYVGNKTITVGEAEAAPPPPGHVQIEVAFTGICGTDLHVLHGSMDGRVSLPAVIGHEMSGRIAATGQGVEGWTAGDPVGVMPLDWCGTCPACAAGHQHICQNLNFIGIDSPGSLQTRWNVPEKVLVRLPESLRLDHAALLEPVAVAVHDVRRAALRPGEKAVVIGGGPIGLLIAVVARHTGAQVVVAEPDAVRRATAAGLGFEVLDPGAGDQASWVEEWTAGAGADAVFEVSGSAAAVLGAASLARVRGRLVIVAIHPQPRPVDLKQIFWRELTLLGARVYERQDFETAVTLLDGGEIPADRLITGTVPLGNVADAFRQLSEGAGMKVLVDCGGES; from the coding sequence ATGCACGCAGCAGCCAAGTACGTCGGCAACAAAACCATCACCGTAGGAGAGGCGGAAGCGGCCCCGCCTCCGCCGGGCCATGTCCAGATCGAGGTGGCCTTCACCGGGATCTGCGGCACGGACCTCCATGTCCTGCACGGTTCCATGGACGGGCGGGTGTCCCTCCCGGCCGTGATCGGACACGAGATGTCGGGGCGGATCGCCGCCACCGGCCAGGGAGTCGAGGGCTGGACGGCCGGCGACCCGGTCGGGGTGATGCCGCTCGACTGGTGCGGTACGTGCCCCGCGTGTGCGGCGGGCCACCAGCACATCTGCCAGAACCTGAACTTCATCGGGATCGACTCGCCCGGATCGTTGCAGACCCGCTGGAACGTGCCCGAGAAGGTGCTGGTCCGCCTGCCGGAGTCGCTGCGGCTCGACCATGCGGCGCTCCTCGAACCGGTGGCCGTGGCGGTGCACGACGTACGGCGGGCCGCACTCCGGCCCGGTGAGAAGGCCGTCGTCATCGGTGGCGGCCCCATAGGACTCCTCATCGCGGTCGTGGCCAGGCACACCGGGGCACAGGTCGTCGTCGCGGAGCCGGACGCGGTCCGGCGGGCGACCGCCGCCGGGCTCGGGTTCGAGGTACTCGACCCGGGAGCCGGGGACCAGGCCTCGTGGGTCGAGGAGTGGACGGCGGGCGCCGGTGCGGACGCGGTGTTCGAGGTCTCCGGCTCAGCGGCGGCCGTGCTCGGCGCGGCCTCCCTGGCCCGCGTCAGAGGCCGTCTGGTCATCGTCGCGATCCATCCGCAGCCCCGGCCGGTGGATCTGAAGCAGATCTTCTGGCGGGAGCTGACGCTGCTGGGGGCCCGGGTCTACGAGCGGCAGGACTTCGAGACGGCGGTGACCCTGCTCGACGGCGGGGAGATCCCGGCCGACCGGCTCATCACCGGCACGGTGCCGCTGGGGAACGTGGCGGACGCGTTCCGCCAGCTGTCCGAGGGCGCGGGGATGAAGGTGCTCGTCGACTGCGGGGGAGAGAGCTGA
- a CDS encoding SDR family oxidoreductase: MVDSGPFDLTGKLAVVTGARRGIGKAIAEALAAAGADVIGVSASLEAHDSAVGKAVAAHGRTFTARRADFADRAQVRALGAELAGLDRPVDILVNNAGAIERAPAAEHPDELWDHVVEVDLNAQFVLSREVGKSMIDRGVRGRIIFIASLLSFQGGVNVPGYAAAKSGVAGLTKALANEWAAHGIGVNAIAPGYIATDNTQALRDDTDRSRAILERIPAGRWGRAEDIGGAAVFLAGAAAAYVSGTVLPVDGGWLGR; this comes from the coding sequence ATGGTGGACAGCGGTCCTTTCGACCTGACGGGCAAGCTCGCGGTCGTGACGGGCGCCAGGCGCGGCATCGGCAAGGCGATCGCCGAAGCCCTCGCCGCGGCCGGAGCCGACGTCATCGGAGTGAGCGCCTCGCTGGAAGCCCACGACAGCGCGGTGGGCAAGGCCGTCGCGGCGCACGGGAGAACGTTCACCGCCCGCCGGGCCGACTTCGCCGACCGGGCCCAGGTCCGCGCACTCGGCGCGGAACTCGCCGGGCTCGACCGGCCGGTGGACATCCTGGTGAACAACGCCGGGGCGATCGAGCGGGCGCCGGCGGCCGAACACCCGGACGAACTGTGGGACCACGTCGTCGAGGTGGATCTCAACGCCCAGTTCGTGCTCAGCCGTGAAGTGGGCAAGTCCATGATCGACCGTGGTGTCCGGGGGAGGATCATCTTCATCGCCTCCCTGCTGAGCTTCCAGGGCGGCGTGAACGTCCCCGGCTACGCGGCGGCGAAGTCCGGTGTCGCCGGGCTGACGAAGGCGCTGGCCAACGAATGGGCAGCACACGGCATCGGCGTCAACGCCATCGCTCCCGGCTACATCGCCACCGACAACACCCAGGCACTGCGCGACGACACCGACCGCTCCCGGGCCATCCTGGAACGCATCCCGGCCGGCCGGTGGGGACGCGCTGAGGACATCGGCGGGGCGGCGGTATTCCTGGCCGGCGCCGCGGCGGCCTATGTGTCAGGAACGGTGCTGCCGGTAGACGGAGGCTGGCTCGGCCGCTAG
- a CDS encoding AIM24 family protein yields MQSSLFAYAEVQSQDRYATQNPQLLRVQLTGHDDVLARKGAMVAYQGLLEFDAEYQPRGNRRGPAREHLPLMRCSGQGSVFLANLAQYVHVVDVERDGLTVDASYVLAMDSTLHHEIISVDSQFGISGTGAYNLNITGQGKVALMTSGQPLLLNVTQDTYVNADSDAVVAWSSGLRVQMQAQTSSQGVWRRRGSTGEGWELSFLGQGYALVQPSELLPPQGAEIGGGVRAQYGMGQQGARGQNQGNIFSN; encoded by the coding sequence GTGCAGAGTTCACTCTTCGCATACGCCGAGGTCCAGAGCCAGGACCGCTACGCCACGCAGAACCCGCAGCTCCTGCGGGTCCAGCTGACCGGGCACGACGACGTGCTGGCCCGCAAGGGCGCCATGGTCGCCTACCAGGGCCTGCTGGAGTTCGACGCCGAGTACCAGCCGCGCGGCAACCGCCGCGGCCCGGCCCGCGAGCACCTGCCCCTGATGCGCTGCTCGGGCCAGGGCTCGGTCTTCCTCGCCAACCTCGCGCAGTACGTGCACGTGGTGGACGTCGAGCGGGACGGCCTGACCGTCGACGCCTCGTACGTCCTGGCCATGGACTCCACGCTGCACCACGAGATCATCTCCGTGGACAGCCAGTTCGGCATCTCCGGCACCGGCGCCTACAACCTCAACATCACCGGGCAGGGCAAGGTCGCGCTGATGACCTCGGGCCAGCCGCTGCTGCTGAACGTCACGCAGGACACCTACGTCAACGCCGACTCGGACGCCGTCGTCGCCTGGTCCAGCGGCCTGCGGGTCCAGATGCAGGCCCAGACCTCCTCCCAGGGCGTCTGGCGCCGCCGGGGCAGCACGGGAGAGGGCTGGGAGCTGTCCTTCCTGGGTCAGGGCTACGCCCTGGTCCAGCCCAGCGAACTCCTCCCCCCGCAGGGCGCCGAGATCGGCGGCGGCGTGCGCGCCCAGTACGGCATGGGCCAACAGGGCGCCCGTGGCCAGAACCAGGGCAACATCTTCAGCAACTGA
- a CDS encoding GntR family transcriptional regulator, whose amino-acid sequence MPRKNAAKPAANGVYDTLRSLIMDGELPPDTRINIVALSRDLGVSQTPVREALQRLEGDNLITYEPGRGYSTTALLDLDGLRALFEFRLLVEPWAARAAAVDRLSNPGPLLDRELDSFERALAAPENETGGHESYRDMRRQLVAHDAAFHAAILKATGNPVTEQAYTQTHCHLHTFRLYPEDIDTANTVTEHRRISAAINGCAPEEAERAMTGHIRKAFDRFAKAFDATTEPPPLPDVAPRRLVE is encoded by the coding sequence GTGCCACGCAAGAACGCGGCCAAGCCCGCTGCGAACGGGGTCTACGACACGCTGCGCTCCTTGATCATGGACGGCGAGCTTCCGCCCGACACCCGGATCAACATCGTCGCCCTCTCCCGTGACCTCGGGGTCTCGCAGACGCCGGTACGCGAGGCGCTCCAGCGCCTCGAAGGCGACAACCTCATCACCTACGAACCGGGGCGGGGCTACAGCACCACCGCGCTGCTCGATCTGGACGGTCTGCGCGCGCTGTTCGAGTTCCGCCTGCTGGTCGAACCGTGGGCGGCACGCGCGGCGGCGGTCGACCGGCTGAGCAACCCCGGCCCACTGCTCGACCGTGAACTCGACTCCTTCGAACGGGCCCTGGCAGCCCCGGAGAACGAGACCGGAGGACACGAGTCCTACCGGGACATGCGCCGGCAACTCGTGGCGCACGACGCCGCGTTCCATGCGGCGATCCTCAAGGCCACCGGCAACCCGGTGACCGAGCAGGCGTACACGCAGACGCACTGCCACCTGCACACCTTCCGGCTCTATCCGGAAGACATCGACACCGCCAACACCGTGACCGAGCACCGCAGGATCAGCGCGGCGATCAACGGTTGCGCCCCGGAGGAAGCCGAGCGGGCCATGACCGGCCACATCCGGAAGGCGTTCGACAGGTTCGCGAAGGCGTTCGACGCGACAACGGAGCCCCCGCCGCTACCGGACGTGGCCCCCAGACGCCTGGTGGAGTAG